CTGTTGCTGCTGGCCTGCAGGATCCCCTACCGCAGCTATGCCGTCGGCGGGCACTATATTCTCTTCCTGCTCGGTCCGTCGGTGGTTGCCCTGGCGGTTCCGCTCTACGCGCGGCGCCGTGAGATCTGGGCGCGGCGGACGCCGATTCTGGTCGGCGTTGCCGCCGGCGGCCTGGCGTCGGTGATGTCAGCATCCGGCCTGGCCTGGTTGCTCGGCGGCAGCCACGACGTGGTCCTCTCGCTGGCGCCGAAGTCGGTGACCACACCGATCGCCATCAGTATCGTCGAAAAGATCGGCGGGATCGCTCCCCTGACAGCGGCGCTGGTGGTCATGACCGGTTGTCTCGGAGCCATCTGCGGGCCCGAGTTCTGTCGCCTGATCGGGCTGCGGAACCGGGTTGCCATCGGCCTGGCGGTCGGTACCGCGGCTCACGGGATCGGTACCGCGCGGATGCTGGAGGTGGATCGTCTCGGGGGGGCGGTCGCCGGGTTGGCCATCGGTCTCAACGGGTTGCTGACTGCCTTTCTGCTGCCGATGCTGTTTCTGCTTTTTTCCTGATGTGAACCTGAATCAGTGAATTATATGACCCCGCAGATTCAGGTTGAACACAAAAAAGGCAGGCCCTTTCGGGTCTGCCTTTTTTGTCTGAAACGATTTGCGGGTGCGACTCAGTGGCCGCCGCGCTTGGAGGCCTTGAGCGGGTTGATGCGCTGCTCGACCACCTTCTTTTCAACCTTCTGATGGGTGGCGAAATTGCAGATATTGACGGCCCATTTCCTGGCCGGCGCCGGGGCGACCGAACAGACCTTGCCGATCGAACCTTCGACGACGCGTGCGCAACCTTCGCACTGCTCGACGATCTGCTGGCAGGAATTGCCTTCGAAACTGCAACCGTTTTTGCCCCAGAAGGTACACTCGGTACCGGGAAGAACTGTTTGACACTGCATGACTGGAGTCTCCTTACTTTATAGTATCAAGAGTCGTCTCTGTTTTTTCCCAAGACCCCCCTTTTACCCGATTCCGGAGTGGACTGTCAACGAAAACTTGCACCCGAATCCACCGGCTGTTTTGTGGACCGAGGGTGGCGGGACGGGTAGAGATGCAAGGCGCCATGCCGATTCGGGCGGAAACGTAGCCGAGCTACGTTGAGCACCGAATCGGTGAAGGCAACGAAGCAGATTCATCCGTAACGACACCTGAATCCCGAAATTGCCGGTGGATTTGGGTTGCAGGGCATCTGTTGACGACGGCGCCCTGATCCTTTAGCCTGAGCACAGACGCCGAACCTGAAAGTGAAGATGTTCTGAGGAGTTCCTGCATGAGAAAACATTCCCGTTGGGAGCAGATTTGTCGGCGTTGCGGCCGTTGCTGCTACGAGAAGATTGAATTCGAAGGTGAGGTTTATTACACTGATCAACCCTGTCCTTATCTGGATCTGGAAACCCGGCTCTGCACTGTCTATGATCGGCGTTCCCGGGTCAAGCCGGATTGTATGCCGCTGTCGCCGCGGGTTCTCGGCATGGGCGTTTTGCCTGATGATTGTCCCTATGTTGCCGGGCGGGATAATTACCCCGCGCCGCACCTTTGGGACACATGGGACGAGGAGGCGTCATGATGCCTGCGGGGCAGGTGCTGATATTCTTCGAGGTGGACAGGCTGACGGGCGCCGGCTCAGGCGATCCGATCGACCCGGATGAGGGGGAGGA
The genomic region above belongs to Geothermobacter hydrogeniphilus and contains:
- a CDS encoding LrgB family protein, producing the protein MPSEFFATPLFGITLTIVVYALAQMLYRRTGSLFCNPVALSILGIILLLLACRIPYRSYAVGGHYILFLLGPSVVALAVPLYARRREIWARRTPILVGVAAGGLASVMSASGLAWLLGGSHDVVLSLAPKSVTTPIAISIVEKIGGIAPLTAALVVMTGCLGAICGPEFCRLIGLRNRVAIGLAVGTAAHGIGTARMLEVDRLGGAVAGLAIGLNGLLTAFLLPMLFLLFS
- a CDS encoding PxxKW family cysteine-rich protein; the encoded protein is MQCQTVLPGTECTFWGKNGCSFEGNSCQQIVEQCEGCARVVEGSIGKVCSVAPAPARKWAVNICNFATHQKVEKKVVEQRINPLKASKRGGH